From Frateuria aurantia DSM 6220, one genomic window encodes:
- the hpnJ gene encoding hopanoid biosynthesis associated radical SAM protein HpnJ — MKTLFLQAPSFDGFDGGAGSRYQAKREIKSFWYPTWLAQPAALIPDSRVLDAPADEIGVEETLAIAEKYDLVFIHTSTPSFPTDAKFAELLKERKPGIIIGLVGAKVAVDPTDSLTASAAIDLVCREEFDYTCKEVAEGRPFADITGISYKLADGSVKHNPPRAMIENMDDLPFVAPIYKRDLKIPNYFIGYLNYPYISIYTGRGCRSKCTFCLWPQTVGGHRYRVRSADNVIAEAKWIKENMPEIKELMFDDDTFTDSSNLERVHDIARGLGKLGWTWSCNAKANVPYESLKIMKENGLRLLLVGYESGDDQILHNIKKGLRTDIARKFTENCRKLGIQIHGTFILGLPGETKETIAKTIEYAKEINPHTIQVSLAAPYPGTALYNQAIENGWLEKNHAVNLVNEKGVQLAAISYPHLSKEEIFHSMEQFYRAFYFRPSKIWEIVREMMASWDMTKRRLREGVEFFRFLRAHES, encoded by the coding sequence ATGAAAACACTCTTTCTTCAGGCCCCTTCATTTGACGGCTTCGATGGCGGCGCAGGCTCTCGTTACCAGGCCAAGCGCGAAATCAAGAGCTTCTGGTATCCGACCTGGCTGGCCCAGCCTGCCGCGCTGATTCCGGACTCCCGCGTGCTGGATGCTCCCGCCGACGAGATCGGCGTCGAGGAGACGCTGGCCATCGCCGAAAAATACGATCTGGTGTTCATCCACACCAGCACACCGTCGTTCCCTACCGATGCCAAGTTCGCCGAGCTGCTGAAAGAGCGCAAGCCGGGCATCATCATCGGTCTGGTCGGCGCCAAGGTCGCCGTGGATCCTACCGATTCGCTGACGGCCTCGGCCGCGATCGATCTGGTCTGCCGCGAGGAATTCGACTACACCTGCAAGGAAGTCGCCGAAGGTCGCCCCTTCGCCGATATCACCGGCATCAGCTACAAGCTGGCCGATGGCAGCGTGAAGCACAATCCGCCGCGCGCCATGATCGAGAACATGGACGATCTGCCGTTCGTGGCGCCGATCTACAAGCGTGACCTGAAGATTCCGAATTACTTCATCGGTTACCTGAACTACCCCTACATCTCGATCTACACCGGTCGCGGCTGCCGCTCCAAGTGCACCTTCTGCCTGTGGCCGCAGACCGTGGGCGGCCATCGTTACCGCGTGCGTTCGGCCGACAACGTGATCGCCGAGGCGAAGTGGATCAAGGAGAACATGCCCGAGATCAAGGAGCTGATGTTCGACGATGACACCTTCACCGACAGCTCGAATCTTGAGCGCGTGCATGACATCGCCCGCGGCCTGGGCAAGCTGGGCTGGACCTGGAGCTGCAACGCCAAGGCCAATGTTCCTTATGAGTCGTTGAAGATCATGAAGGAAAACGGCCTGCGCCTGCTGCTGGTCGGCTACGAGTCCGGCGACGACCAGATCCTTCACAACATCAAGAAGGGTCTGCGCACCGATATCGCCCGCAAGTTCACCGAGAACTGCCGCAAGCTGGGCATCCAGATCCATGGCACCTTCATCCTGGGCCTGCCGGGTGAAACCAAGGAAACGATCGCCAAGACCATCGAGTATGCGAAAGAAATCAACCCGCATACCATCCAGGTCTCGCTGGCAGCGCCCTATCCCGGTACCGCCCTGTACAACCAGGCCATCGAGAACGGCTGGCTGGAAAAGAACCATGCCGTGAACCTGGTCAACGAGAAGGGTGTGCAGCTGGCCGCCATCAGCTACCCGCATCTGTCCAAGGAAGAAATCTTCCACAGCATGGAACAGTTCTACCGGGCCTTCTATTTCCGCCCGTCCAAGATCTGGGAAATCGTCCGCGAGATGATGGCCAGCTGGGACATGACCAAGCGCCGTCTGCGTGAAGGCGTGGAGTTCTTCCGCTTCCTGCGCGCTCACGAGTCCTGA